tgtaattattttcattctttgtaCAATTCATTTGCACTGGGTAaggctctgccagcccagcagagggCAGTGGGGATCCCTGTCTGCCGCTGCTCCGAAGCCACAGTGCGACCCTAAAATGGGAATTACTGACAGTGGCGACTGTACCCCAACAGTGTCACAGGGGCGAAACGGCACAAAACATGCTTAATTGTCAAGACAACGAGCGAGAGATAtggtttattaaaaacaaaatattcaaaatgtcTGAGCAAAAATATCAAAACTGGAAGCAAGGAAAAAGTCAGTTACCAGAGAAATAAAGTAGCAGAATGGAGGGCATTGCACATACTGAGTTATGGGTCAGTGAGAATGGTCTGCTCCAAACTCTTTatttaaaggattttaattttaatgacaGATACCTTTTGTGAGCAATTAAGGCATTTTGGCTGTAAGCTTACTGAATTCTTACAGACTTTCCATTTTTGGAACAATAAAAATCCAATCACATTCACCTAAAAACCTAAAGATTCATTATTGGAGCTAACCTGCAAGATGAATAGGCTAATTCTGGTTTCTCTAGGATAGTAAGAGAAAATGACCTAAAACATTACTTGAAAGATAAATCATGCCATGCTGGAATCTTCATTTTCAGTCACAGCTGCTTCTTGTTCCCCAGGAGTTCTCCCTCCCTTAGCTGCACtggacttctttttcttcttctccttctgctccaTGTTACTTGATGCAAGCTCTTCACTCTTCTGAGTGATATATTTTAGCTGGGAACAGTAAGCTAATCAGTCCTCTACTGAGGAACTTCATTCATTCataaagcattaaaaagaaatactgaagagAAATTGACATGGCAAGTTCTTATTACAAGAAACATGACAGACTCCAAAAAACATTTACTTTGCCTTCTCAGGCAAGTTCACGCTGGGTATTTCAAAGCatatacagaaggaaaaaatctccTTACGTAAAAGTAAAATTAGTATTGGAAGCATTTTTCATGGATCCACATACAGGCATGTCGTAACAGATTAGTGAGTTGAATCCACTGAACATCATATATATCAGCACAAGAGAGAATacagtgattctatgatccctGTATTAATGTTGGGAGACTCAGCACCTCAAGGTAGACTCAAGCTATTCTTGACCTTAGGCTACAACAAAGGAACACAACATCAGGAAAGAGCAAAGTGATTCACGATGCTGTGTCTGTTCATTACACTTTTGTACTGGGAACTTCAGCAGCCCTGGTGCAACGAGAGCACTGCTGCTCGAACTGCAACCAGATCTGTGTTACACCTCACCACAGCGACGCAGAGTGGCATGAAGCAAAATAAGATGAAAACTTTAAAATCACTGGATTGTGCCTATCTACCTCAGGAAGACGGTGAAATGGCTTATGCAACAGTTGCTTCACCATCTATAACTTTCATTCAAATGCTTTTAGGAATTAACTGGTTTAAAAATGTGGCGAGACAGAAAATACAGTGCATCTCACCAGAGAATTGCTTCTTCTAGCCAAAAGCTTCACATCTTCTGTGTTGACTGTGGTTCGTTTTGCATGCCTgcataaaaatcaaaaaacacCCCTTAACATTTCTGCCAATACTGACCATAACAGGCCATAGAGCATCTCGTTCAGAGACTGAATTCACTGGCTAAAGAGACTTAATAGGGACCCAGCAAACCACACCTGCCTGTCTTTTCTACCTATACACAAAAAACTGTTTTATCAAGTTTGTATGTGTATTTCAAAATCTCCACACTTCTGTGTTAAAATTTAGCAAGCAGAACTTCAAGTCCCACTGTTCTGTTCACTCTTGTCAGCAGGTGTTAGGTTTTAGCTACTTAAAACACTCCCTTACAACCCCTTGAAGCAACCAGGCAGGCTGGTAAACACTTGTCAGCCCCAAACCATCCAGTACCACTGTATATCAATGCATTTGACAATTGTATACAATTGTTAACCTAAACATCATTTGTAATACAAATGAACTTCTAAGACCAGGAAGTACTGACAAGGAATTTCTATTTCATAACTTCACAGCCACTATTTAAGCAGCCAACCAAGCCCTTTAAAGCTTGAATTACAAGATGTGTTCTAAAGATTGTCTAGGAgtcaacacaaaaaaaaagaaagcttttgtAACAATTAGTGCCTACCTTGCAAACATTTCCAGGTCTTTTGCAAAGATTTCTAGAGAAAACACAAAGAtgtcatatattttaaaatactaactCTGAGTGGGAAGAGATACACAATACACAAGTTATCAAGGCAGTTACGAGAAGTGACCATAGCTGGTTATTAGGCACCACTCGTACACAAGCAGGTAGCCACACAATATTCCCTCATACATCTAAATGCTTTTTTCAGGTCTGAAAAGTCGAACCAGTACTTCTTGtacttaaaaaatacataatgcAAGAGAATTCCGCGGTGACACCTAGTTCGATGCTATTATTTTTGAAGGCCTGTGTCTCCAGCAATGGCTCCCGAACAGACATGAAAC
Above is a genomic segment from Corvus hawaiiensis isolate bCorHaw1 chromosome 22, bCorHaw1.pri.cur, whole genome shotgun sequence containing:
- the CENPS gene encoding centromere protein S; this encodes MAAGAALGGEEQQLLTQRLKAAVHYTVGCLCQEVEEDKDVQFSKQSIAAIAEITFRQCEIFAKDLEMFARHAKRTTVNTEDVKLLARRSNSLLKYITQKSEELASSNMEQKEKKKKKSSAAKGGRTPGEQEAAVTENEDSSMA